In Zea mays cultivar B73 chromosome 7, Zm-B73-REFERENCE-NAM-5.0, whole genome shotgun sequence, the following proteins share a genomic window:
- the LOC100502545 gene encoding Geranylgeranyl pyrophosphate synthase, chloroplastic translates to MAFHFHPLVASRVHFSPLPFAAATGAPSPSSSVAIAAHYHHHGRRRFSAIVATATTTEFNFKAYMEERAVAVNRALDAAIPAGGLPAALHDAMRYALLAGGKRVRPALCLAACAVVGGPESWAMPAAAAVEMVHTMSLVHDDLPCMDDDDLRRGKPTCHVVYGEPIAVLAGDALLSLSFHHMASVGSYPPAVDPEKHPARVVRAIGELARCIGSEGLVAGQVVDLEMTGTSQTVPLELLEYIHLHKTAALLEASVVIGAIIGGGTDEQIEALRKYARSIGLLFQVVDDILDVTKSSEELGKTAGKDLASDKTTYPKLLGLAKSREFAEKLVSDATEQLACFDEEKAAPLLHLANYIAHRQN, encoded by the exons ATGGCGTTTCACTTCCACCCGCTGGTCGCCTCGCGCGTCCACTTCTCTCCGCTCCCGTTCGCCGCCGCTACGGGGGCACCCTCCCCCTCTTCCTCCGTCGCCATCGCGGCGCACTACCACCACCACGGCCGCCGCCGCTTCTCCGCCATCGTGGCCACGGCCACCACCACGGAGTTCAACTTCAAGGCATACATGGAGGAGCGCGCGGTCGCGGTGAACCGGGCGCTGGACGCGGCCATCCCCGCCGGGGGCCTCCCCGCGGCGCTGCACGACGCGATGCGGTACGCGCTGCTGGCGGGCGGGAAGCGCGTGCGCCCCGCGCTGTGCCTGGCCGCGTGCGCCGTGGTGGGCGGGCCGGAGTCCTGGGCGATGCCGGCCGCGGCGGCCGTCGAGATGGTGCACACCATGTCGCTCGTCCACGACGACCTACCCTGCATGGACGACGACGACCTCCGCCGCGGCAAGCCCACCTGCCACGTCGTCTACGGCGAGCCCATCGCGGTCCTCGCCGGGGACGCGCTGCTCTCGCTCTCCTTCCACCACATGGCCAGCGTCGGATCCTACCCTCCGGCCGTTGACCCGGAGAAGCACCCCGCCCGCGTCGTCCGAGCCATTGGCGAGCTCGCGCGCTGCATCGGATCGGAGGGACTCGTCGCCGGCCAG GTTGTGGATCTTGAGATGACAGGCACGTCTCAAACTGTGCCCCTTGAACTCCTCGAGTACATCCACCTCCACAAGACTGCTGCATTGCTCGAGGCCTCGGTCGTGATCGGGGCGATCATCGGAGGCGGCACGGACGAGCAAATCGAGGCGCTGCGGAAATACGCGAGGTCAATCGGGCTGCTGTTCCAGGTGGTCGATGACATACTCGACGTCACCAAGTCGTCGGAGGAGCTAGGCAAGACGGCGGGGAAGGACCTGGCAAGTGACAAGACGACGTACCCTAAGCTACTGGGGCTAGCCAAGTCGCGGGAGTTTGCAGAGAAGTTGGTCTCTGACGCAACAGAGCAGCTCGCTTGCTTCGACGAGGAGAAGGCAGCACCCCTGTTGCACTTGGCCAACTATATCGCCCACAGGCAGAACTGA